A window of the Acidobacteriota bacterium genome harbors these coding sequences:
- a CDS encoding TIGR03087 family PEP-CTERM/XrtA system glycosyltransferase → MLNILYICHRFPFPPKRGGKIRPFNMIRHLSERGHGVTVCSLARSDGEAHEGAGIAPYCARYAMARVHAPQQTARMVGRLFTPGPSSMGYFYAPALKRTIDELLASQHFDLIFVHCSSVAPYVTHVRHIPKLLDFGDMDSQKWLEYARYKPFPLALGYWLEGVKLQHAEKQLAAQFDLCTVTTRAELETLERFGTASDCAWFPNGVDAEYFQPDGTAYDPDVLSFIGRMDYYPNQECMLRFCAQTWPHIRAQRPNARLLIVGAEPAPAIRKLGELPGIEVTGSVPDVRPYVLRSAAMIAPLSIARGTQNKILEALALGVPVITSAVAVKGVDAEPEQHLLVGNAPEEYAQAALRLMNNADERARLAAAGRARMLSHHNWTASLERMESLVERCVTRQ, encoded by the coding sequence ATGCTAAACATCCTCTACATCTGCCATCGCTTCCCTTTTCCGCCCAAACGCGGCGGGAAAATTCGCCCGTTCAATATGATTCGCCATCTCAGCGAACGCGGGCATGGCGTCACTGTCTGTTCGCTGGCGCGCTCTGACGGCGAAGCGCACGAGGGCGCGGGCATTGCGCCTTATTGCGCCCGCTACGCGATGGCGCGCGTGCATGCGCCGCAACAAACGGCGCGCATGGTCGGACGGCTGTTCACGCCCGGTCCGTCTTCGATGGGATATTTTTATGCGCCCGCGCTCAAACGGACGATTGATGAATTGCTGGCCAGCCAACACTTCGATCTGATTTTTGTGCACTGTTCCTCGGTCGCACCCTATGTCACCCACGTGCGCCACATTCCCAAGCTGCTGGACTTCGGCGATATGGATTCGCAGAAATGGCTGGAGTATGCGCGCTACAAACCGTTCCCCCTGGCGCTGGGCTATTGGCTGGAAGGTGTGAAGCTGCAACACGCCGAAAAACAGTTGGCCGCGCAATTCGATTTATGTACGGTCACGACGCGCGCCGAATTGGAGACGCTGGAACGTTTCGGGACGGCCAGCGATTGCGCCTGGTTCCCGAACGGCGTGGATGCCGAATACTTTCAGCCTGATGGCACCGCCTACGATCCCGATGTGCTGAGCTTCATCGGGCGGATGGATTATTACCCCAACCAGGAATGCATGTTGCGGTTTTGCGCGCAGACTTGGCCGCACATTCGCGCGCAACGACCCAACGCCCGCTTGCTCATTGTCGGCGCTGAACCCGCGCCCGCCATTCGCAAGCTTGGCGAGTTACCGGGCATAGAGGTGACGGGCTCGGTGCCGGATGTGCGCCCGTATGTGTTGCGTTCGGCGGCCATGATCGCGCCGCTCAGCATCGCGCGCGGCACGCAAAACAAAATTCTCGAAGCGCTGGCGCTGGGCGTGCCCGTCATCACCAGCGCCGTGGCCGTCAAAGGCGTGGACGCCGAGCCGGAGCAGCATTTATTGGTCGGGAATGCGCCGGAAGAATATGCCCAGGCAGCATTGCGGCTGATGAACAATGCGGACGAACGCGCGCGGCTGGCGGCGGCGGGGCGCGCGCGTATGCTGTCGCATCACAACTGGACAGCTTCGCTGGAACGCATGGAGAGTTTGGTTGAACGTTGCGTAACGCGCCAATGA
- a CDS encoding prepilin peptidase produces the protein MFSLSELNLPLGYYIALAALCGLALGSFLNVVIHRIPLGQSITLPASHCPHCQTKLRPYDNIPLLSFALLRGRCHQCQTAIAWRYPAVELLTALLFAAIVWRTGAEWWALAQMAFGAAMLALVFIDAQHHLLPDVITYPAFVSVFLVQALRSGGHVAGLTQIEAFTPPQLAANNFATNEAALYGGLILALAAPSFLFLDWLDALLFDRYFEEEPDDVSESDQLAEQAEASSDEIAASAGRERQRQRVVVALLLFGFLLAAVWAGLVYRYATVNPLIYERAYHALQNACFGAVVAASILWVLRALYFVLRRAEGMGLGDVKMMAVIGGFLGWYPAFGVLLYGSILGAIAGLIVARYSKDGFNTAMPFGVCLGAVAILVMLGL, from the coding sequence ATGTTTTCTCTTTCCGAACTCAATCTACCGCTTGGTTATTACATCGCTTTGGCAGCCCTCTGCGGTCTGGCGCTAGGCAGCTTTCTCAACGTCGTCATCCATCGCATACCGTTGGGCCAATCCATCACACTACCCGCTTCGCATTGCCCGCATTGCCAAACGAAGCTGCGGCCTTATGACAACATCCCGTTGCTGAGTTTCGCGCTCTTGCGCGGGCGTTGCCACCAGTGCCAAACGGCCATCGCGTGGCGTTATCCGGCGGTAGAGTTGCTGACGGCGCTGCTGTTTGCCGCCATCGTTTGGCGCACGGGCGCGGAGTGGTGGGCGCTGGCGCAAATGGCGTTCGGAGCCGCGATGCTGGCGCTGGTTTTCATTGATGCCCAACATCACCTCTTGCCGGATGTCATCACCTACCCGGCGTTTGTCAGCGTCTTTTTAGTCCAGGCATTGCGCAGCGGTGGGCACGTCGCGGGACTAACACAGATTGAGGCCTTCACGCCGCCGCAGTTGGCGGCCAACAACTTTGCCACGAACGAAGCCGCGCTTTATGGCGGGTTGATCTTGGCACTCGCCGCGCCTTCCTTCCTGTTCTTGGACTGGCTGGATGCGTTGTTGTTCGACCGCTATTTCGAGGAAGAACCGGATGACGTAAGTGAATCCGATCAACTGGCTGAGCAAGCTGAAGCAAGCTCTGACGAAATAGCCGCCAGCGCCGGACGTGAACGCCAGCGCCAGCGCGTAGTCGTCGCGCTGTTGCTGTTCGGTTTTTTGCTGGCGGCAGTTTGGGCCGGACTGGTTTACCGCTATGCCACGGTCAACCCATTGATTTATGAACGCGCTTATCACGCCTTACAAAATGCCTGCTTCGGCGCCGTCGTGGCGGCCAGCATTCTGTGGGTCTTGCGGGCGCTTTATTTTGTGCTGCGCCGCGCCGAAGGCATGGGCCTGGGCGATGTCAAGATGATGGCGGTGATTGGCGGCTTTCTGGGCTGGTATCCGGCGTTCGGCGTGTTGCTCTACGGCTCAATCCTCGGCGCCATCGCGGGCCTGATCGTGGCGCGCTATAGCAAAGACGGGTTCAATACGGCGATGCCCTTTGGCGTGTGTCTGGGCGCGGTGGCGATTCTCGTGATGCTCGGTCTTTGA
- the rhaM gene encoding L-rhamnose mutarotase produces the protein MIRKAFLMRLKPGQQAEYEQRHNPIWPELQAVLQAHGVHNYSIFLDAATDKLFAYAEIEAEERWQQIARTEVCRRWWAHMQPLMQTNADNSPVAIDLTEVFHLD, from the coding sequence ATGATTCGCAAAGCATTTCTGATGCGGCTGAAACCCGGCCAGCAGGCCGAATATGAACAGCGCCACAACCCCATTTGGCCGGAGTTGCAGGCGGTGTTGCAGGCGCACGGCGTGCACAACTATTCGATCTTTCTGGATGCGGCGACCGACAAGCTGTTCGCCTACGCCGAGATCGAAGCGGAGGAGCGCTGGCAACAAATTGCGCGCACCGAAGTTTGCCGGCGCTGGTGGGCGCACATGCAACCGTTGATGCAGACCAATGCCGATAACAGTCCGGTGGCCATTGACCTGACCGAAGTGTTTCATTTGGATTGA
- a CDS encoding glucose 1-dehydrogenase, with amino-acid sequence MGERLKNKVAIVTGGSAGIGRATCEVFAEEGAKVVIADIADEQGLALAEAIKANGGQALFVHTDIASEGNVRRLVDETVKVFGTVDVLVNNAATFVLKGVEASVADWWRSLSVNVIGTALVTKYCVEVMKRNNGGQGKGAIINLASISSFIAQPNFVTYSATKAALLQMTKNLALDLGPFNIRVNAVCPGTIVTQATDHHRALTGITQEEFEAAEAPHYMLKRIGQPREVAYPILFLASEEASFITAAHLMVDGGYVAQ; translated from the coding sequence ATGGGCGAACGATTGAAAAACAAAGTGGCGATTGTGACAGGTGGCAGCGCCGGCATAGGCCGCGCGACATGTGAAGTGTTTGCCGAAGAGGGGGCGAAAGTCGTCATCGCCGACATCGCTGATGAACAGGGCTTGGCGCTGGCTGAAGCGATCAAAGCCAACGGCGGGCAAGCGCTGTTTGTCCACACCGACATTGCCAGCGAAGGCAACGTGCGGCGGTTGGTGGACGAGACGGTCAAGGTTTTTGGCACAGTGGACGTATTGGTCAACAACGCGGCGACCTTTGTGTTGAAAGGAGTGGAGGCTTCGGTGGCGGATTGGTGGCGGAGCCTGAGCGTCAACGTCATCGGCACTGCGCTCGTGACCAAGTATTGCGTCGAGGTGATGAAGCGCAACAACGGCGGCCAGGGGAAAGGCGCGATTATCAATCTGGCTTCGATTTCCAGCTTTATCGCGCAGCCGAATTTTGTGACCTACAGCGCCACCAAAGCCGCGCTCTTGCAGATGACCAAAAACCTGGCGCTCGATTTGGGGCCGTTCAACATCCGCGTCAACGCGGTTTGCCCCGGCACGATTGTCACGCAAGCCACCGATCACCACCGTGCGCTGACCGGCATCACACAGGAAGAATTCGAGGCCGCCGAAGCGCCGCATTACATGCTCAAACGCATCGGCCAGCCGCGCGAAGTGGCCTATCCGATTCTCTTCCTGGCTTCAGAGGAAGCGTCGTTTATTACAGCGGCGCATTTGATGGTAGATGGTGGATACGTGGCGCAATAG
- a CDS encoding SDR family oxidoreductase, giving the protein MGNQFKDQVAIITGGASGIGFAVAQKFISEGARVVIVDQQKAPLTKAAKQLGPNASSVVLDVTDDTAVAKAINKVAKQHGRIDILVNSAGVTGKTNVKTHEVEYDNFKFVFDVNVNGSFLMARAVLPHMLKRNYGRIVHIASVAGKEGNAGMLAYSASKAAVIGMTKVQGKEYAETGITVNAFAPAVIRTAMVDALPAAQVAYMTDKIPMKRCGTLEEVAHMIAFIASPGASFTTGFTFDMTGGRATY; this is encoded by the coding sequence ATGGGAAATCAATTCAAAGATCAAGTCGCAATCATCACCGGCGGAGCCAGTGGCATCGGTTTCGCCGTCGCCCAAAAGTTCATCAGCGAAGGCGCGCGGGTCGTTATCGTGGATCAACAGAAAGCGCCGCTCACCAAAGCGGCCAAGCAACTGGGGCCGAATGCTTCATCCGTCGTACTCGATGTGACCGACGACACTGCCGTCGCCAAGGCGATCAACAAGGTTGCCAAGCAACACGGGCGCATTGACATCCTGGTCAACAGCGCGGGCGTGACGGGCAAGACCAACGTCAAGACGCACGAGGTCGAATACGACAACTTCAAATTCGTGTTTGACGTGAATGTGAATGGCAGCTTCCTGATGGCGCGCGCGGTGTTGCCGCACATGCTCAAACGCAATTACGGGCGCATCGTGCACATCGCTTCGGTGGCGGGCAAAGAGGGGAATGCAGGGATGCTGGCCTATTCGGCTTCCAAGGCCGCCGTGATTGGGATGACCAAGGTGCAGGGCAAGGAATACGCCGAGACGGGTATTACGGTGAATGCCTTTGCGCCTGCCGTCATTCGCACGGCGATGGTAGATGCGTTGCCCGCAGCGCAAGTGGCATATATGACCGACAAGATTCCGATGAAACGTTGCGGCACCCTTGAAGAGGTCGCGCACATGATCGCGTTCATCGCTTCGCCGGGCGCGAGTTTTACGACGGGTTTTACATTCGATATGACGGGCGGGCGCGCGACGTACTAA
- a CDS encoding glycosyltransferase family 4 protein has translation MPLRILQVCSADGFGGGERHVADLTRALLEREHEVHLAVRPAAPLREALTTPRVQWHELGLRNSLDVMSAWQLAEVIRRERIDVLHAHVGRDYTFCGIAARMVRRDQPVRFFLTRHHFNPLKANPVYAWTIGEARKLIAVSQSVEQRLHEAFPQLAARTVVIPNWVDLRRVGKLSIEVARGLLGVKRNWCIGIVGQLTPLKRQDLFIHAAAQLIRERNWTDVEFVIAGAPGQSATDEAYAAELRAQAEQLGISEQVRFLGHINELPMRLRAFDVVVVPSDNEAFSLALVEAMAAECAVIATRVGGMKEIVEDEVTGLLIEPDDEWALSTAISRLLVDRSMRLKMGAAARACVIERYERGSVIDRIEELYLTA, from the coding sequence ATGCCATTGAGAATCTTGCAAGTTTGTTCCGCCGACGGTTTTGGCGGAGGTGAACGCCACGTCGCCGATTTGACACGCGCGTTGCTCGAACGCGAGCACGAGGTGCATCTGGCCGTGCGTCCGGCTGCGCCATTGCGCGAAGCGCTGACCACGCCGCGCGTGCAATGGCACGAACTCGGTTTGCGCAACTCGCTGGACGTGATGAGCGCCTGGCAATTGGCCGAGGTCATCCGGCGCGAACGCATTGACGTATTGCACGCGCACGTCGGGCGCGATTACACCTTCTGTGGGATTGCGGCGCGCATGGTACGGCGCGATCAGCCGGTGCGGTTTTTTCTGACGCGCCATCATTTCAATCCGCTCAAAGCCAATCCGGTATACGCCTGGACGATTGGCGAGGCGCGCAAACTCATTGCCGTCTCGCAAAGCGTCGAGCAACGCCTGCACGAAGCTTTTCCGCAACTGGCCGCGCGCACGGTGGTGATTCCCAACTGGGTGGATTTGCGGCGCGTCGGCAAACTCAGCATCGAAGTCGCACGCGGCCTGTTGGGCGTCAAACGCAATTGGTGCATCGGTATCGTCGGGCAATTGACGCCGCTCAAACGGCAAGACCTGTTCATCCACGCCGCCGCGCAACTGATTCGCGAACGCAACTGGACGGATGTCGAATTCGTGATCGCCGGCGCGCCCGGTCAAAGCGCGACCGATGAAGCTTATGCCGCCGAACTGCGCGCGCAGGCCGAACAGTTAGGCATCAGCGAGCAGGTGCGGTTTCTAGGCCACATCAACGAACTGCCCATGCGGTTGCGCGCCTTTGATGTGGTGGTCGTGCCCTCAGATAACGAAGCCTTTTCGCTGGCGCTGGTCGAAGCGATGGCTGCGGAATGTGCCGTCATCGCCACCCGCGTCGGCGGCATGAAAGAGATTGTGGAAGACGAAGTCACTGGCCTGCTGATCGAACCGGATGATGAATGGGCGCTGAGCACAGCCATTTCACGCCTGCTGGTGGATCGGTCAATGCGCTTGAAAATGGGGGCGGCGGCGCGGGCCTGCGTGATTGAACGTTATGAGCGCGGCAGCGTGATTGACCGGATCGAAGAACTTTATCTAACGGCGTAA